A single genomic interval of Megalobrama amblycephala isolate DHTTF-2021 linkage group LG17, ASM1881202v1, whole genome shotgun sequence harbors:
- the fubp1 gene encoding far upstream element-binding protein 1 isoform X1, with the protein MADYSSVAPPSSNAGGGMNDAFKDALQRARQIAAKIGGDGVPPSPASNEFGYGGQKRPLEDGDQYTDEEAETSDLTYQPETKKVPPSDPFSSMGGMGGPRSISEEYKVPDGMVGFIIGRGGEQISRIQQDSGCKIQIAPDSGGMPERSVTLTGSPDAIQTAKRLLSEIVEKGRPSPAFHHNDGPGMSVQEIMIPASKAGLVIGKGGETIKQLQERAGVKMVMIQDGPQNTGADKPLRISGDPFKVQQAKDMVMDLIRDQGFREQRGEYGSRVSGGEGGLDVPVPRFAVGIVIGRNGEMIKKIQNDTGVRIQFKPDDGTTPERIAQIMGPPDRAQHAADIITDLLRSVQAGGPPGHGGGRGRGRGQGNWNMGPPGGLQEFTFTVPSMKTGLIIGKGGETIKSISQQSGARIELQRNPPPNSDPNIKIFTVRGSPQQIDYARQLVEEKIGGPVSPMGGPHGGPGPHGGPSHGPPGPPGPPAPMGPYNPGPYGQGPPGPHGPPAPYQPQGWGNGYPHWQQGQPDPNKAAADANAAAWAAYYSQYQQQPQGPMTPTSAAPGTTQSNGQGDPQAPGQSGQADYTKAWEEYYKKLGQGQPQQDYTKAWEEYYKKQGQAAPQAAAAAATTQPGGQPDYSAAWAEYYRQQAAYYGQGAPQAMGAAPQAQQGQ; encoded by the exons ATGGCCGACTATTCTAGCGTGGCTCCGCCGTCCTCAAACGCCGGTGGAGGGATGAACGATGCTTTTAAAGACGCTCTTCAGAGGGCCAGACAA ATTGCTGCAAAAATAGGAGGTGATGGTGTACCCCCTTCTCCAGCCTCCAATGAGTTTGGTTATGGAGGACAGAAGAGACCCCTTGAAGATGGAG ATCAATACACAGACGAAGAAGCAGAAACGAGCGATCTCACAT ATCAACCAGAAACCAAGAAGGTTCCACCAAGTGATC CTTTTTCATCCATGGGAGGCATGGGTGGCCCA AGGTCTATATCAGAAGAGTACAAGGTTCCAGATGGCATGGTTGGCTTCA TTATTGGAAGAGGAGGAgaacagatatcaagaatccaGCAAGACTCAGGCTGCAAAATACAGATTGCTCCTG ACAGTGGTGGCATGCCTGAGAGGTCAGTGACATTAACAGGCTCACCTGATGCAATCCA GACTGCAAAGAGGTTGCTCTCAGAGATTGTAGAGAAAGGCAGACCTTCTCCAGCATTCCACCACAATGATGGACCAGGGATGTCTGTTCAGGAGATCATGATCCCAGCCTCTAAAGCGGGTCTGGTAATTGGAAAGGGTGGAGAAACAATCAAACAGTTACAG GAACGTGCTGGAGTCAAAATGGTCATGATTCAAGATGGACCCCAAAACACAGGTGCTGATAAACCACTCAGGATCTCCGGCGATCCTTTTAAAGTTCAG CAAGCAAAAGACATGGTGATGGatctgatcagagatcagggtTTCCGGGAACAGAGAGGAGAATATGGTTCAAGAGTTAGCGGTGGAGAAGGTGGTCTCGAT GTCCCTGTGCCAAGGTTTGCAGTGGGAATTGTGATTGGCAGGAATGGTGAAATGATCAAGAAGATTCAGAATGATACTGGTGTGAGGATTCAGTTCAAACCAG atGATGGCACCACACCAGAGAGGATCGCTCAGATCATGGGGCCTCCAGACAGGGCACAGCATGCAGCAGATATCATAACTGACCTACTGAGAAGTGTGCAGGCAGGAGGCCCCCCTGGTCATGGTGGGGGCAGAGGGAGAGGCCGTGGGCAGGGAAACTGGAACATGGGCCCTCCTGGAGGCCTGCAAGAATTCACTTTCACTGTGCCTTCCATGAAGACGGGACTCATTATTGGCAAAG gGGGTGAAACAATTAAGAGCATCAGCCAGCAGTCTGGAGCCAGGATAGAGTTACAAAGAAACCCTCCACCTAATTCAGATCCTAATATAAAGATCTTTACAGTCCGTGGGTCACCCCAACAGATTGATTACGCCAGGCAACTGGTTGAGGAGAAAATTGGA GGTCCAGTTAGTCCTATGGGTGGCCCTCATGGTGGTCCTGGGCCCCACGGAGGTCCTTCTCATGGCCCCCCTGGTCCACCAGGACCTCCTGCTCCCATGGGCCCATACAACCCTGGGCCCTATGGCCAGGGCCCTCCTGGACCACA TGGCCCTCCAGCACCATACCAGCCTCAAGGCTGGGGCAACGGATACCCCCACTGGCAGCAAGGGCAGCCAGATCCCA ATAAAGCAGCAGCTGATGCTAATGCTGCCGCATGGGCAGCCTATTATTCTCAGTACCAGCAGCAGCCCCAGGGCCCCATGACACCCACTTCAGCAGCCCCAGGCACGACCCAGTCCAACGGACAAG GTGACCCGCAAGCTCCAGGTCAAAGTGGACAGGCAGATTACACCAAGGCCTGGGAGGAATATTACAAGAAATTGG GTCAAGGACAGCCTCAGCAGGACTACACAAAGGCATGGGAAGAGTACTATAAGAAACAAG GTCAAGCTGCTCCTCAGGCGGCTGCAGCAGCAGCGACGACTCAGCCAGGAGGTCAGCCAGATTACAGTGCAGCGTGGGCAGAGTACTACCGCCAACAGGCAGCGTACTACGGCCAAGGCGCCCCTCAGGCGATGGGAGCTGCACCCCAGGCTCAGCAG GGCCAGTAA
- the fubp1 gene encoding far upstream element-binding protein 1 isoform X5, whose translation MADYSSVAPPSSNAGGGMNDAFKDALQRARQIAAKIGGDGVPPSPASNEFGYGGQKRPLEDGDQYTDEEAETSDLTYQPETKKVPPSDPFSSMGGMGGPPRSISEEYKVPDGMVGFIIGRGGEQISRIQQDSGCKIQIAPDSGGMPERSVTLTGSPDAIQTAKRLLSEIVEKGRPSPAFHHNDGPGMSVQEIMIPASKAGLVIGKGGETIKQLQERAGVKMVMIQDGPQNTGADKPLRISGDPFKVQQAKDMVMDLIRDQGFREQRGEYGSRVSGGEGGLDVPVPRFAVGIVIGRNGEMIKKIQNDTGVRIQFKPDDGTTPERIAQIMGPPDRAQHAADIITDLLRSVQAGGPPGHGGGRGRGRGQGNWNMGPPGGLQEFTFTVPSMKTGLIIGKGGETIKSISQQSGARIELQRNPPPNSDPNIKIFTVRGSPQQIDYARQLVEEKIGGPVSPMGGPHGGPGPHGGPSHGPPGPPGPPAPMGPYNPGPYGQGPPGPHGPPAPYQPQGWGNGYPHWQQGQPDPNKAAADANAAAWAAYYSQYQQQPQGPMTPTSAAPGTTQSNGQGDPQAPGQSGQADYTKAWEEYYKKLGQGQPQQDYTKAWEEYYKKQGQAAPQAAAAAATTQPGGQPDYSAAWAEYYRQQAAYYGQGAPQAMGAAPQAQQGQ comes from the exons ATGGCCGACTATTCTAGCGTGGCTCCGCCGTCCTCAAACGCCGGTGGAGGGATGAACGATGCTTTTAAAGACGCTCTTCAGAGGGCCAGACAA ATTGCTGCAAAAATAGGAGGTGATGGTGTACCCCCTTCTCCAGCCTCCAATGAGTTTGGTTATGGAGGACAGAAGAGACCCCTTGAAGATGGAG ATCAATACACAGACGAAGAAGCAGAAACGAGCGATCTCACAT ATCAACCAGAAACCAAGAAGGTTCCACCAAGTGATC CTTTTTCATCCATGGGAGGCATGGGTGGCCCACCAAG GTCTATATCAGAAGAGTACAAGGTTCCAGATGGCATGGTTGGCTTCA TTATTGGAAGAGGAGGAgaacagatatcaagaatccaGCAAGACTCAGGCTGCAAAATACAGATTGCTCCTG ACAGTGGTGGCATGCCTGAGAGGTCAGTGACATTAACAGGCTCACCTGATGCAATCCA GACTGCAAAGAGGTTGCTCTCAGAGATTGTAGAGAAAGGCAGACCTTCTCCAGCATTCCACCACAATGATGGACCAGGGATGTCTGTTCAGGAGATCATGATCCCAGCCTCTAAAGCGGGTCTGGTAATTGGAAAGGGTGGAGAAACAATCAAACAGTTACAG GAACGTGCTGGAGTCAAAATGGTCATGATTCAAGATGGACCCCAAAACACAGGTGCTGATAAACCACTCAGGATCTCCGGCGATCCTTTTAAAGTTCAG CAAGCAAAAGACATGGTGATGGatctgatcagagatcagggtTTCCGGGAACAGAGAGGAGAATATGGTTCAAGAGTTAGCGGTGGAGAAGGTGGTCTCGAT GTCCCTGTGCCAAGGTTTGCAGTGGGAATTGTGATTGGCAGGAATGGTGAAATGATCAAGAAGATTCAGAATGATACTGGTGTGAGGATTCAGTTCAAACCAG atGATGGCACCACACCAGAGAGGATCGCTCAGATCATGGGGCCTCCAGACAGGGCACAGCATGCAGCAGATATCATAACTGACCTACTGAGAAGTGTGCAGGCAGGAGGCCCCCCTGGTCATGGTGGGGGCAGAGGGAGAGGCCGTGGGCAGGGAAACTGGAACATGGGCCCTCCTGGAGGCCTGCAAGAATTCACTTTCACTGTGCCTTCCATGAAGACGGGACTCATTATTGGCAAAG gGGGTGAAACAATTAAGAGCATCAGCCAGCAGTCTGGAGCCAGGATAGAGTTACAAAGAAACCCTCCACCTAATTCAGATCCTAATATAAAGATCTTTACAGTCCGTGGGTCACCCCAACAGATTGATTACGCCAGGCAACTGGTTGAGGAGAAAATTGGA GGTCCAGTTAGTCCTATGGGTGGCCCTCATGGTGGTCCTGGGCCCCACGGAGGTCCTTCTCATGGCCCCCCTGGTCCACCAGGACCTCCTGCTCCCATGGGCCCATACAACCCTGGGCCCTATGGCCAGGGCCCTCCTGGACCACA TGGCCCTCCAGCACCATACCAGCCTCAAGGCTGGGGCAACGGATACCCCCACTGGCAGCAAGGGCAGCCAGATCCCA ATAAAGCAGCAGCTGATGCTAATGCTGCCGCATGGGCAGCCTATTATTCTCAGTACCAGCAGCAGCCCCAGGGCCCCATGACACCCACTTCAGCAGCCCCAGGCACGACCCAGTCCAACGGACAAG GTGACCCGCAAGCTCCAGGTCAAAGTGGACAGGCAGATTACACCAAGGCCTGGGAGGAATATTACAAGAAATTGG GTCAAGGACAGCCTCAGCAGGACTACACAAAGGCATGGGAAGAGTACTATAAGAAACAAG GTCAAGCTGCTCCTCAGGCGGCTGCAGCAGCAGCGACGACTCAGCCAGGAGGTCAGCCAGATTACAGTGCAGCGTGGGCAGAGTACTACCGCCAACAGGCAGCGTACTACGGCCAAGGCGCCCCTCAGGCGATGGGAGCTGCACCCCAGGCTCAGCAG GGCCAGTAA
- the fubp1 gene encoding far upstream element-binding protein 1 isoform X6: MADYSSVAPPSSNAGGGMNDAFKDALQRARQIAAKIGGDGVPPSPASNEFGYGGQKRPLEDGDQPETKKVPPSDPFSSMGGMGGPPRSISEEYKVPDGMVGFIIGRGGEQISRIQQDSGCKIQIAPDSGGMPERSVTLTGSPDAIQTAKRLLSEIVEKGRPSPAFHHNDGPGMSVQEIMIPASKAGLVIGKGGETIKQLQERAGVKMVMIQDGPQNTGADKPLRISGDPFKVQQAKDMVMDLIRDQGFREQRGEYGSRVSGGEGGLDVPVPRFAVGIVIGRNGEMIKKIQNDTGVRIQFKPDDGTTPERIAQIMGPPDRAQHAADIITDLLRSVQAGGPPGHGGGRGRGRGQGNWNMGPPGGLQEFTFTVPSMKTGLIIGKGGETIKSISQQSGARIELQRNPPPNSDPNIKIFTVRGSPQQIDYARQLVEEKIGGPVSPMGGPHGGPGPHGGPSHGPPGPPGPPAPMGPYNPGPYGQGPPGPHGPPAPYQPQGWGNGYPHWQQGQPDPNKAAADANAAAWAAYYSQYQQQPQGPMTPTSAAPGTTQSNGQGQGQPQQDYTKAWEEYYKKQGQAAPQAAAAAATTQPGGQPDYSAAWAEYYRQQAAYYGQGAPQAMGAAPQAQQGQ, encoded by the exons ATGGCCGACTATTCTAGCGTGGCTCCGCCGTCCTCAAACGCCGGTGGAGGGATGAACGATGCTTTTAAAGACGCTCTTCAGAGGGCCAGACAA ATTGCTGCAAAAATAGGAGGTGATGGTGTACCCCCTTCTCCAGCCTCCAATGAGTTTGGTTATGGAGGACAGAAGAGACCCCTTGAAGATGGAG ATCAACCAGAAACCAAGAAGGTTCCACCAAGTGATC CTTTTTCATCCATGGGAGGCATGGGTGGCCCACCAAG GTCTATATCAGAAGAGTACAAGGTTCCAGATGGCATGGTTGGCTTCA TTATTGGAAGAGGAGGAgaacagatatcaagaatccaGCAAGACTCAGGCTGCAAAATACAGATTGCTCCTG ACAGTGGTGGCATGCCTGAGAGGTCAGTGACATTAACAGGCTCACCTGATGCAATCCA GACTGCAAAGAGGTTGCTCTCAGAGATTGTAGAGAAAGGCAGACCTTCTCCAGCATTCCACCACAATGATGGACCAGGGATGTCTGTTCAGGAGATCATGATCCCAGCCTCTAAAGCGGGTCTGGTAATTGGAAAGGGTGGAGAAACAATCAAACAGTTACAG GAACGTGCTGGAGTCAAAATGGTCATGATTCAAGATGGACCCCAAAACACAGGTGCTGATAAACCACTCAGGATCTCCGGCGATCCTTTTAAAGTTCAG CAAGCAAAAGACATGGTGATGGatctgatcagagatcagggtTTCCGGGAACAGAGAGGAGAATATGGTTCAAGAGTTAGCGGTGGAGAAGGTGGTCTCGAT GTCCCTGTGCCAAGGTTTGCAGTGGGAATTGTGATTGGCAGGAATGGTGAAATGATCAAGAAGATTCAGAATGATACTGGTGTGAGGATTCAGTTCAAACCAG atGATGGCACCACACCAGAGAGGATCGCTCAGATCATGGGGCCTCCAGACAGGGCACAGCATGCAGCAGATATCATAACTGACCTACTGAGAAGTGTGCAGGCAGGAGGCCCCCCTGGTCATGGTGGGGGCAGAGGGAGAGGCCGTGGGCAGGGAAACTGGAACATGGGCCCTCCTGGAGGCCTGCAAGAATTCACTTTCACTGTGCCTTCCATGAAGACGGGACTCATTATTGGCAAAG gGGGTGAAACAATTAAGAGCATCAGCCAGCAGTCTGGAGCCAGGATAGAGTTACAAAGAAACCCTCCACCTAATTCAGATCCTAATATAAAGATCTTTACAGTCCGTGGGTCACCCCAACAGATTGATTACGCCAGGCAACTGGTTGAGGAGAAAATTGGA GGTCCAGTTAGTCCTATGGGTGGCCCTCATGGTGGTCCTGGGCCCCACGGAGGTCCTTCTCATGGCCCCCCTGGTCCACCAGGACCTCCTGCTCCCATGGGCCCATACAACCCTGGGCCCTATGGCCAGGGCCCTCCTGGACCACA TGGCCCTCCAGCACCATACCAGCCTCAAGGCTGGGGCAACGGATACCCCCACTGGCAGCAAGGGCAGCCAGATCCCA ATAAAGCAGCAGCTGATGCTAATGCTGCCGCATGGGCAGCCTATTATTCTCAGTACCAGCAGCAGCCCCAGGGCCCCATGACACCCACTTCAGCAGCCCCAGGCACGACCCAGTCCAACGGACAAG GTCAAGGACAGCCTCAGCAGGACTACACAAAGGCATGGGAAGAGTACTATAAGAAACAAG GTCAAGCTGCTCCTCAGGCGGCTGCAGCAGCAGCGACGACTCAGCCAGGAGGTCAGCCAGATTACAGTGCAGCGTGGGCAGAGTACTACCGCCAACAGGCAGCGTACTACGGCCAAGGCGCCCCTCAGGCGATGGGAGCTGCACCCCAGGCTCAGCAG GGCCAGTAA
- the fubp1 gene encoding far upstream element-binding protein 1 isoform X4 — MADYSSVAPPSSNAGGGMNDAFKDALQRARQIAAKIGGDGVPPSPASNEFGYGGQKRPLEDGDQYTDEEAETSDLTYQPETKKVPPSDPFSSMGGMGGPPRSISEEYKVPDGMVGFIIGRGGEQISRIQQDSGCKIQIAPDSGGMPERSVTLTGSPDAIQTAKRLLSEIVEKGRPSPAFHHNDGPGMSVQEIMIPASKAGLVIGKGGETIKQLQERAGVKMVMIQDGPQNTGADKPLRISGDPFKVQQAKDMVMDLIRDQGFREQRGEYGSRVSGGEGGLDVPVPRFAVGIVIGRNGEMIKKIQNDTGVRIQFKPDDGTTPERIAQIMGPPDRAQHAADIITDLLRSVQAGGPPGHGGGRGRGRGQGNWNMGPPGGLQEFTFTVPSMKTGLIIGKGGETIKSISQQSGARIELQRNPPPNSDPNIKIFTVRGSPQQIDYARQLVEEKIGGPVSPMGGPHGGPGPHGGPSHGPPGPPGPPAPMGPYNPGPYGQGPPGPHGPPAPYQPQGWGNGYPHWQQGQPDPNKAAADANAAAWAAYYSQYQQQPQGPMTPTSAAPGTTQSNGQGQGQPQQDYTKAWEEYYKKQGQAAPQAAAAAATTQPGGQPDYSAAWAEYYRQQAAYYGQGAPQAMGAAPQAQQGQ; from the exons ATGGCCGACTATTCTAGCGTGGCTCCGCCGTCCTCAAACGCCGGTGGAGGGATGAACGATGCTTTTAAAGACGCTCTTCAGAGGGCCAGACAA ATTGCTGCAAAAATAGGAGGTGATGGTGTACCCCCTTCTCCAGCCTCCAATGAGTTTGGTTATGGAGGACAGAAGAGACCCCTTGAAGATGGAG ATCAATACACAGACGAAGAAGCAGAAACGAGCGATCTCACAT ATCAACCAGAAACCAAGAAGGTTCCACCAAGTGATC CTTTTTCATCCATGGGAGGCATGGGTGGCCCACCAAG GTCTATATCAGAAGAGTACAAGGTTCCAGATGGCATGGTTGGCTTCA TTATTGGAAGAGGAGGAgaacagatatcaagaatccaGCAAGACTCAGGCTGCAAAATACAGATTGCTCCTG ACAGTGGTGGCATGCCTGAGAGGTCAGTGACATTAACAGGCTCACCTGATGCAATCCA GACTGCAAAGAGGTTGCTCTCAGAGATTGTAGAGAAAGGCAGACCTTCTCCAGCATTCCACCACAATGATGGACCAGGGATGTCTGTTCAGGAGATCATGATCCCAGCCTCTAAAGCGGGTCTGGTAATTGGAAAGGGTGGAGAAACAATCAAACAGTTACAG GAACGTGCTGGAGTCAAAATGGTCATGATTCAAGATGGACCCCAAAACACAGGTGCTGATAAACCACTCAGGATCTCCGGCGATCCTTTTAAAGTTCAG CAAGCAAAAGACATGGTGATGGatctgatcagagatcagggtTTCCGGGAACAGAGAGGAGAATATGGTTCAAGAGTTAGCGGTGGAGAAGGTGGTCTCGAT GTCCCTGTGCCAAGGTTTGCAGTGGGAATTGTGATTGGCAGGAATGGTGAAATGATCAAGAAGATTCAGAATGATACTGGTGTGAGGATTCAGTTCAAACCAG atGATGGCACCACACCAGAGAGGATCGCTCAGATCATGGGGCCTCCAGACAGGGCACAGCATGCAGCAGATATCATAACTGACCTACTGAGAAGTGTGCAGGCAGGAGGCCCCCCTGGTCATGGTGGGGGCAGAGGGAGAGGCCGTGGGCAGGGAAACTGGAACATGGGCCCTCCTGGAGGCCTGCAAGAATTCACTTTCACTGTGCCTTCCATGAAGACGGGACTCATTATTGGCAAAG gGGGTGAAACAATTAAGAGCATCAGCCAGCAGTCTGGAGCCAGGATAGAGTTACAAAGAAACCCTCCACCTAATTCAGATCCTAATATAAAGATCTTTACAGTCCGTGGGTCACCCCAACAGATTGATTACGCCAGGCAACTGGTTGAGGAGAAAATTGGA GGTCCAGTTAGTCCTATGGGTGGCCCTCATGGTGGTCCTGGGCCCCACGGAGGTCCTTCTCATGGCCCCCCTGGTCCACCAGGACCTCCTGCTCCCATGGGCCCATACAACCCTGGGCCCTATGGCCAGGGCCCTCCTGGACCACA TGGCCCTCCAGCACCATACCAGCCTCAAGGCTGGGGCAACGGATACCCCCACTGGCAGCAAGGGCAGCCAGATCCCA ATAAAGCAGCAGCTGATGCTAATGCTGCCGCATGGGCAGCCTATTATTCTCAGTACCAGCAGCAGCCCCAGGGCCCCATGACACCCACTTCAGCAGCCCCAGGCACGACCCAGTCCAACGGACAAG GTCAAGGACAGCCTCAGCAGGACTACACAAAGGCATGGGAAGAGTACTATAAGAAACAAG GTCAAGCTGCTCCTCAGGCGGCTGCAGCAGCAGCGACGACTCAGCCAGGAGGTCAGCCAGATTACAGTGCAGCGTGGGCAGAGTACTACCGCCAACAGGCAGCGTACTACGGCCAAGGCGCCCCTCAGGCGATGGGAGCTGCACCCCAGGCTCAGCAG GGCCAGTAA
- the fubp1 gene encoding far upstream element-binding protein 1 isoform X3 encodes MADYSSVAPPSSNAGGGMNDAFKDALQRARQIAAKIGGDGVPPSPASNEFGYGGQKRPLEDGDQPETKKVPPSDPFSSMGGMGGPRSISEEYKVPDGMVGFIIGRGGEQISRIQQDSGCKIQIAPDSGGMPERSVTLTGSPDAIQTAKRLLSEIVEKGRPSPAFHHNDGPGMSVQEIMIPASKAGLVIGKGGETIKQLQERAGVKMVMIQDGPQNTGADKPLRISGDPFKVQQAKDMVMDLIRDQGFREQRGEYGSRVSGGEGGLDVPVPRFAVGIVIGRNGEMIKKIQNDTGVRIQFKPDDGTTPERIAQIMGPPDRAQHAADIITDLLRSVQAGGPPGHGGGRGRGRGQGNWNMGPPGGLQEFTFTVPSMKTGLIIGKGGETIKSISQQSGARIELQRNPPPNSDPNIKIFTVRGSPQQIDYARQLVEEKIGGPVSPMGGPHGGPGPHGGPSHGPPGPPGPPAPMGPYNPGPYGQGPPGPHGPPAPYQPQGWGNGYPHWQQGQPDPNKAAADANAAAWAAYYSQYQQQPQGPMTPTSAAPGTTQSNGQGDPQAPGQSGQADYTKAWEEYYKKLGQGQPQQDYTKAWEEYYKKQGQAAPQAAAAAATTQPGGQPDYSAAWAEYYRQQAAYYGQGAPQAMGAAPQAQQGQ; translated from the exons ATGGCCGACTATTCTAGCGTGGCTCCGCCGTCCTCAAACGCCGGTGGAGGGATGAACGATGCTTTTAAAGACGCTCTTCAGAGGGCCAGACAA ATTGCTGCAAAAATAGGAGGTGATGGTGTACCCCCTTCTCCAGCCTCCAATGAGTTTGGTTATGGAGGACAGAAGAGACCCCTTGAAGATGGAG ATCAACCAGAAACCAAGAAGGTTCCACCAAGTGATC CTTTTTCATCCATGGGAGGCATGGGTGGCCCA AGGTCTATATCAGAAGAGTACAAGGTTCCAGATGGCATGGTTGGCTTCA TTATTGGAAGAGGAGGAgaacagatatcaagaatccaGCAAGACTCAGGCTGCAAAATACAGATTGCTCCTG ACAGTGGTGGCATGCCTGAGAGGTCAGTGACATTAACAGGCTCACCTGATGCAATCCA GACTGCAAAGAGGTTGCTCTCAGAGATTGTAGAGAAAGGCAGACCTTCTCCAGCATTCCACCACAATGATGGACCAGGGATGTCTGTTCAGGAGATCATGATCCCAGCCTCTAAAGCGGGTCTGGTAATTGGAAAGGGTGGAGAAACAATCAAACAGTTACAG GAACGTGCTGGAGTCAAAATGGTCATGATTCAAGATGGACCCCAAAACACAGGTGCTGATAAACCACTCAGGATCTCCGGCGATCCTTTTAAAGTTCAG CAAGCAAAAGACATGGTGATGGatctgatcagagatcagggtTTCCGGGAACAGAGAGGAGAATATGGTTCAAGAGTTAGCGGTGGAGAAGGTGGTCTCGAT GTCCCTGTGCCAAGGTTTGCAGTGGGAATTGTGATTGGCAGGAATGGTGAAATGATCAAGAAGATTCAGAATGATACTGGTGTGAGGATTCAGTTCAAACCAG atGATGGCACCACACCAGAGAGGATCGCTCAGATCATGGGGCCTCCAGACAGGGCACAGCATGCAGCAGATATCATAACTGACCTACTGAGAAGTGTGCAGGCAGGAGGCCCCCCTGGTCATGGTGGGGGCAGAGGGAGAGGCCGTGGGCAGGGAAACTGGAACATGGGCCCTCCTGGAGGCCTGCAAGAATTCACTTTCACTGTGCCTTCCATGAAGACGGGACTCATTATTGGCAAAG gGGGTGAAACAATTAAGAGCATCAGCCAGCAGTCTGGAGCCAGGATAGAGTTACAAAGAAACCCTCCACCTAATTCAGATCCTAATATAAAGATCTTTACAGTCCGTGGGTCACCCCAACAGATTGATTACGCCAGGCAACTGGTTGAGGAGAAAATTGGA GGTCCAGTTAGTCCTATGGGTGGCCCTCATGGTGGTCCTGGGCCCCACGGAGGTCCTTCTCATGGCCCCCCTGGTCCACCAGGACCTCCTGCTCCCATGGGCCCATACAACCCTGGGCCCTATGGCCAGGGCCCTCCTGGACCACA TGGCCCTCCAGCACCATACCAGCCTCAAGGCTGGGGCAACGGATACCCCCACTGGCAGCAAGGGCAGCCAGATCCCA ATAAAGCAGCAGCTGATGCTAATGCTGCCGCATGGGCAGCCTATTATTCTCAGTACCAGCAGCAGCCCCAGGGCCCCATGACACCCACTTCAGCAGCCCCAGGCACGACCCAGTCCAACGGACAAG GTGACCCGCAAGCTCCAGGTCAAAGTGGACAGGCAGATTACACCAAGGCCTGGGAGGAATATTACAAGAAATTGG GTCAAGGACAGCCTCAGCAGGACTACACAAAGGCATGGGAAGAGTACTATAAGAAACAAG GTCAAGCTGCTCCTCAGGCGGCTGCAGCAGCAGCGACGACTCAGCCAGGAGGTCAGCCAGATTACAGTGCAGCGTGGGCAGAGTACTACCGCCAACAGGCAGCGTACTACGGCCAAGGCGCCCCTCAGGCGATGGGAGCTGCACCCCAGGCTCAGCAG GGCCAGTAA